GCCGCTGACATCCAAAAAGCCACCAAAAGTCGCCGGCAGATACTGCACGGATAATTCCAGCATGGACTTGAGCGTTTTGCCATCCACCGCCAAGGTTATCACCCGATTGTTAAACGGGAAAATATTCAGCACGTCCCCCTTGGTAATCTTTCCTGCGGGAAGACTGGTACGCAGGCCACCGCCATTGACCACAGCTGCATCCGCGCCCGTTGCCTGCCGCAGAGCATCCGCCGTAAGGTTGCCCAGTTCCGACTCCTGCGTACGCACAAGCTCCCGCGCACCGTTAAGTTCCCGCGGACTTTCAGCCACTACAGTTTCGGTTTCCATTTTCACCTGCGTATTGATTTCCTGCAAAGCCTGCGCTACACCTTCATCCGGCTTTTGCGCCAGTTTTTCTACGCCCTGACGATTTAACAAGGAAGCATGTACCTTACGCAGTTTATGGTCTTTTACCACCAGTTCCACTTTGCCCAGGGCATGACCATGCCAACCGGTCTGACAAATCAACGTCTTACCCACCTTCATACCTTTGGGCAGGCTCGTATGACTGTGGCCGTCAATGATGACATCAAAGCCCGGCACCGCCTTAACAATCTGGTCCGTAGTCACCACGGAGCTCTTATCAATCCCGATATGCACAAGGCCGATTACCACATCATGCGTTGCCCGCAGCTTCGGCACCAGCTCTTTGGCCACCGCAATAGGGTCAGCAAAAGCAACATCTTTTACATTGAACGGGTTGGTCTTATAGGCAGTTTCCGGCGTCGTCAGTCCCACCACCGCTACCTTGACGCCATTAAACTCATAGCTCTTATAAGGGCGGAAGACATACTGCTTCTGCTCCTTATCCATGAGGTTTGCACTCAACACAGGAAAATTCAACATACTGGCCAATTCCACCAGCCGCTGGCTGCCAAAGTTAAAATCGTGATTTCCCGGCGTCATGGCATCATAGCCGGACAGATTCATCAGCATGGCCATATTGCTGCCCCGGCTTAGGTTGATTAACGTCACACCATGAAAAGTATCTCCGGCATCGAGCACCAGCGTATCCGCATCGGCACCCTTCTGGTTCCAAATTGCACCGGCCAGCCAGTCCATACCAATGGTCTTGCCCTCATCATCCGAACTCTGTACACGGGCATGCATATCATTGGTGTGGAGCACCGTGATATGAACCCCATCCTTCTGCACCGATGCATAGGCCGGCAACGGCAAAGCCAGCACCATGCTCAGCAATGTTGCCGCTAATTTCTTTCTCCAGTTAAACATTTAATCCTCGCTCCTTTTGCGCACTTTTTCCACCACATAGGCGTAAGGGGCCGTCCTGCTATGGTTGAGCAGTCGGTAACAGCCCACCGTATAATCCTGCTTCGCCAAAGCAGACAGATAATCCTCCAACATTGCCGCTTCCTGTTCCCCTGCTTCATGGCCGGGATAAACCACCAGCACGCAGACACCATTTAGACTCAATTTCGCCAGCACCTGCCGGAGCGCTTCCTTGGTACTTTCAACCTGGGTGGTAACATTATGCCCCTCACCCGGCAGATACCCCAGATTGAACATCGCCAAGTCAATATCTTCCGCCACAACACAATCAAGCTCCGCATGACTGCGCAGCACATACACAATCCTCTGCGCATAAGCTGCCGTCTTCATCCGGGTATTATCCAGCGCCGCCTGCTGAATGTCAAAGGCATAAATTTTTGCCTCGTCACCAGTATGCTCGGCCAAAAACAACGTATCGTTGCCATTGCCCGCCGTAGCATCTACCACCACCTTAGCCTTAGCCAAAGCCGGTAATATTGCCGCCTTAACCAAATTCAGCACATTGCTGACTGTTTGCACATACCTCACCGTCCTTTCCCTCACCTCTCCTATTCTAACAAAAAATAACGATTCCGCAACTACATAAAAGCGTAAAGCTTTAAGATTAGTCATTAATCATTAAGCATTGCACATTGAGCGGGGCCAGGGCGTTGACTGTCCGCAGCGTATGGCGCTTAGCGTAAAGAAACCGATTTTTGCCTACATCCGTTATATCTGTAAAAGTCTACTGTCTGAGCACAGCGAGTTTTGACTTTTACAGATACATAATTGAAAGGCAAAAATCGGTTTTAGCTAAGCACCATAGCGAAGGACAGCCAATGCCCCGGCCCCGCGTCAACTGCCGCGAATCCAATGGTGCGTATTATTATTCGTTCTTTTCTTCCAAGAGCGGCTTCAAGAACTTCCCAGTATACGAAGCCGGAACCTTCACAATATCTTCAGGTCTGCCAGAGGCCACAATAGTACCGCCCTTGTCGCCGCCTTCCGGCCCCAAATCGATAATATAATCAGCCGTCTTAATCACATCGAGATTATGCTCAATGACCACGACCGTATCGCCACCATCGACCAGCCGCTGCAAAATGCCCAGCAGCTTATGAATATCCGCTGAATGCAGACCTGTAGTCGGTTCATCCAAAATATAAAGCGTCTTGCCCGTACTGCGGCGGGAAAGTTCCGTAGCCAATTTTACGCGCTGCGCCTCACCACCAGACAGCGTAGTTGCCGGCTGCCCTAGCTTGATATAACCTAAACCCACATCCTGAATCACCTGCAGCTTGCGGGCAATCTTCGGCACATTGGCAAAGAACACCACGGCTTCATCAATGGTCATATCGAGCACATCGGCAATGGTCTTGCCCTTGTAGCGGACTTCAAGCGTTTCGCGATTGTACCGCGCCCCTTTGCAGACTTCGCAGGGCACATAGACATCCGGCAGAAAGTGCATTTCAATCTTCAAAATGCCGTCGCCCTTGCAGGCTTCACAGCGGCCCCCCTTGACGTTAAAACTGAACCGTCCGGCTTTATAGCCGCGCACCTTGGACTCACTGGTCTGACTGAACAACTCCCGAATCGCATCAAAAACGCCGGTATAGGTGGCCGGATTGGAACGCGGCGTGCGGCCAATGGGCTGCTGGTCGATATCGATAATCTTATCGATATGCTCCAAACCCTTGATTTTCTTATGTTTGCCCGGTTTGCCCTTGGCATGGTAGAGCCGTGAGGCAATGCCCTTGTAGAGGATTTCATTGACCAGCGTACTCTTGCCCGAACCGGACACGCCCGTGACCAGCGTCAGCGTTCCCAAGGGGAACTTCACATTGATATCCTTGAGGTTGTTTTCCGCAGCCCCTACAACTTCCAGACATTTGCCATTTCCCGGACGGCGGCGGGAGGGAACGGGAATATACTTCTTGCGGGAAAGATACTGCCCCGTCACCGATTCGGGCACCTGCATGATTTCCTGCGCTGTTCCCTGCGCTACCACCTGCCCGCCATGTTCACCGGCCCCTGGGCCGATATCGATGATATGGTCAGCGGCATACATCGTGTCTTCATCATGTTCTACCACGAGCAGGGTATTGCCCAAATCCCGCAGATTTTTGAGCGTTTCAAGCAGGCGGTTGTTGTCCCGCTGATGCAGGCCGATACTGGGCTCGTCGAGTACATAGAGCACGCCTTGCAACCCCGATCCAATCTGCGTAGCCAAACGGATGCGCTGGGCCTCGCCGCCAGAGAGCGTACCTGCCGCCCGCGACAGCGTCAGATAATCCAGGCCGACATTTAAGAGAAAGTTCAGCCGCGCATGGATTTCCTTCAAAATCTGTTTGGCAATCTTGGCCTCCCGCGGCGTCAGTTCCAAATTCAAAAAGAAACTTTCTGCCTCGCGGATATTCATATCCGTCACTTCATGGATATTCTTGCCGCCGACTAGAACCGACAAGGTTTCCGGCTTTAAGCGCGCCCCATGGCAGGCCGAGCAGGGAATCTCGGTCATGTAATTCTCATAGGACTCCCGCATTTCATCCGAATCCGTTTCGTGGTAACGGCGGGCCAGCAGAGGCATAACACCTTCAAATTCCACATTGTATTCCTTGTTTTCACCAAACATATTGGTGTAATGGAAGCGGAATTTTTCGTCCTTGGAACCGTAGAGCAGTACCTTCTGCGTCTTTTTGTCCATATCCTTCCACGGCGTATCGAGATCATAGCCATAATCCTTGAGCACAGCTCCCATAGCACACATGGCATAGGAATGGACGTTCTTCGACAGAGGCGCAAAGACACCGCCACCCACCGACAGCTTCGGGTCGGGAATCACGAGTTCCTCGTCAAATTCCATATGGCTGCCGAGCCCCATACACACAGGACAGGCACCGTATGGATTATTGAAGGAAAACATGCGCGGCGTGATTTCCGGCAGGCTGATGCCGCAGTCCACACAGGCAAAGTTTTCGCTGAACATCAAGAGTTCACCGTCCACCACCTGCACATAGACCACACCTTCACCGAGTTTAAGAGCGGTTTCGAGGGAATCAGCGAGCCGCTGGTCCATACCTTCCCGCACGACCAAACGGTCAATCACGACTTCAATGGTATGTTTCTTGTTCTTCTCCAAATTGATATCATCGTTGATATCGAAGATTTCCCCATCAATGCGCACGCGCACATAGCCCTCATGACGGATATGGTCGAGAATCTTGCGGTGCTCGCCCTTCTTGCCCCGCACGACCTGTGCCATGATGAGCAGCTTCGTGCGCTCGGGCAAATCTTTTATCTGGTCCACCATCTGGTCCACCGTCTGCTGGGTAATGGGCTTGCCGCACTTGGGACAGTGAGGCCTTCCCGCCCGCGCAAAGAGCAGGCGCAGATAGTCATAGATTTCCGTAACCGTCCCCACCGTGGAGCGCGGATTATGGCTCGTGGTCTTTTGGTCAATGGAAATTGCCGGCGAAAGGCCGTCAATATTATCCACATCCGGTTTATCCATCTGCCCCAAAAACTGCCGGGCGTAAGAGGACAGCGACTCCACATAACGCCGCTGACCTTCCGCATAGACCGTATCAAAGGCCAGCGAGGACTTCCCCGAACCGGACAGGCCAGTGACGACCACTAATTTATCCCGCGGGATATCCACATTGATGTTTTTTAAGTTATGGGCTCTTGCCCCCTTGATTCTGATATATTGTTCCATTATTTGACTCCTTGTTTTGGCAGCGTGCCATCGAGTTCCAATATCATATCCCTAAGCTCTGCCGCCCGCTCAAATTCCATAGCACGGGAGGCCTGCTGCATTTCACGCAGCAGCGTCTTGACGAGATTTTCCTTGTCCTTCTTGGAAAGTTTTTTCTTCTTTTTGCCATTCTCCGCAGTATAACTTGCCGCCGACTCCGCAACCAACGTGGTTTCAATCAGCGGTTTAATCGGCTTGATAATCGTCTTAGGCACAATGCCGTGCTCTTTGTTGTAGGCCTGCTGGATTTCCCGGCGACGTTCCGTCTCATCCATGGCCCGCTTCATGGAATCCGTTATCCGGTCGGCATACATAATGACCCGGCCATTGGCATTGCGGGCGGCACGGCCGATAATCTGAATCAGGGACGTATCGGAACGCAGGAAACCTTCCTTATCCGCATCCAGTATGGCAATCAAAGACACCTCCGGCATATCCAGACCTTCACGCAAGAGATTGATACCCACCAGCACATCAAATTCCCCGGCCCGCAAATCGTGGATGATTTCCGCGCGCTCAATGGTCGCAATATCGGAATGCAGATAGCGTACCTTTACGCCTGCCTCTTTCAGAAAATCGGTGAGATTTTCCGCCATCTTCTTGGTCAGGGTCGTGACGAGCACACGCTCATTGCGCTCAATGCGCAGACGGATTTCCGACAGCAAATCATCAATCTGCCCCTCCAACGGCCGCACTTCGATTTCTGGGTCAATGAGTCCCGTCGGACGGATAACCTGTTGGGCCACCTGCTGGGCCTGTTCCTTTTCGTACTTGCCCGGCGTAGCCGACACATAGATAATCTGATTGATGCGGGCCGCAAATTCCTCAAAGGTCAGCGGCCGGTTGTCAAAAGCGGACGGCAGGCGGAAGCCATTTTCCACCAAGGACACCTTGCGGCTTCTGTCACCGGCATACATGGCATGCACCTGCGGCAGAGTCACATGGGACTCGTCCACCACAATCAGGAAATCTTCGGGAAAGTAATCGAGCAGGGTATAAGGCGCTTCGCCCGCCTTGCGGTGCGTCAAATGACGGGAGTAATTTTCAATGCCCGAACAGTAGCCCATTTCCTGCATCATTTCCAAATCGTAGTTGGTGCGCTGTTCAATGCGCTGAGCTTCGAGCAATTTGCCATTTTCACGGAACATTTTGAGCTGCACATCGAGCTCATCGCGGATATCCTGCATGGCAATCTTCATATCCTCGTCTTCGGTGACATAATGGGACGCAGGGAACACCATCAGATGGGTGCGCTCGCCATAGACCTCGCCTGTCACCACATCGAACTCCACCATGCGGTCGATTTCATCACCGAAGAGTTCAATGCGCACCGCCCGGTTATTGTAGCCTGCGGGGAACACTTCGATGACATCGCCCCGCACGCGGAACCGCCCGCGTTCAAAGGCAATGTCATTGCGCTCATAGCGAATCTGCACCAGCTTGTGCAAAATATCCTCCCGCGGCACCTCCTGCCCCTTGTGCAGGGACAATACCATTTCATGGTAGCTTTCCGGCGAGCCCAGGCCATAGATACAGGACACGGACGCGACGATAATCACATCCCGCCGCTCAAACAGCGAGCAGGTAGCCGAATGACGCAGTTCATCAATCTCATCATTGATGGACGAATCCTTTTCGATATAGGTGTCCGTAGAAGCAATATAGGCCTCCGGCTGATAGTAGTCATAGTAGCTGACAAAATAGCCCACATAATTTTCCGGGAAGAAGGCCTTGAACTCACTGGCCAGCTGTGCCGCCAATGTCTTGTTATGGGCAATGACCAGTGTGGGCTTCTGCACCTTCTCAATGACCTTGGCAATGGTGTATGTTTTGCCGGTGCCCGTCGCGCCCAGAAGCACCTGCGCCTGTTGGCCGTTTTCGATGCCTGCCGCCAAATCCTCAATGGCTTTTGGCTGGTCGCCCATGGGCTCGAAGGGAGCCACTACCTTGAAGGGTATCTCTTTATCAAACTGCATCGTATTTAATTTCGGCACCATAGCCATAGTCCATCCTCCCTGCTGATTTTCTTGGATTCTTTCA
The Selenomonas ruminantium AC2024 DNA segment above includes these coding regions:
- a CDS encoding class I SAM-dependent methyltransferase, producing the protein MRYVQTVSNVLNLVKAAILPALAKAKVVVDATAGNGNDTLFLAEHTGDEAKIYAFDIQQAALDNTRMKTAAYAQRIVYVLRSHAELDCVVAEDIDLAMFNLGYLPGEGHNVTTQVESTKEALRQVLAKLSLNGVCVLVVYPGHEAGEQEAAMLEDYLSALAKQDYTVGCYRLLNHSRTAPYAYVVEKVRKRSED
- the uvrA gene encoding excinuclease ABC subunit UvrA; protein product: MEQYIRIKGARAHNLKNINVDIPRDKLVVVTGLSGSGKSSLAFDTVYAEGQRRYVESLSSYARQFLGQMDKPDVDNIDGLSPAISIDQKTTSHNPRSTVGTVTEIYDYLRLLFARAGRPHCPKCGKPITQQTVDQMVDQIKDLPERTKLLIMAQVVRGKKGEHRKILDHIRHEGYVRVRIDGEIFDINDDINLEKNKKHTIEVVIDRLVVREGMDQRLADSLETALKLGEGVVYVQVVDGELLMFSENFACVDCGISLPEITPRMFSFNNPYGACPVCMGLGSHMEFDEELVIPDPKLSVGGGVFAPLSKNVHSYAMCAMGAVLKDYGYDLDTPWKDMDKKTQKVLLYGSKDEKFRFHYTNMFGENKEYNVEFEGVMPLLARRYHETDSDEMRESYENYMTEIPCSACHGARLKPETLSVLVGGKNIHEVTDMNIREAESFFLNLELTPREAKIAKQILKEIHARLNFLLNVGLDYLTLSRAAGTLSGGEAQRIRLATQIGSGLQGVLYVLDEPSIGLHQRDNNRLLETLKNLRDLGNTLLVVEHDEDTMYAADHIIDIGPGAGEHGGQVVAQGTAQEIMQVPESVTGQYLSRKKYIPVPSRRRPGNGKCLEVVGAAENNLKDINVKFPLGTLTLVTGVSGSGKSTLVNEILYKGIASRLYHAKGKPGKHKKIKGLEHIDKIIDIDQQPIGRTPRSNPATYTGVFDAIRELFSQTSESKVRGYKAGRFSFNVKGGRCEACKGDGILKIEMHFLPDVYVPCEVCKGARYNRETLEVRYKGKTIADVLDMTIDEAVVFFANVPKIARKLQVIQDVGLGYIKLGQPATTLSGGEAQRVKLATELSRRSTGKTLYILDEPTTGLHSADIHKLLGILQRLVDGGDTVVVIEHNLDVIKTADYIIDLGPEGGDKGGTIVASGRPEDIVKVPASYTGKFLKPLLEEKNE
- a CDS encoding bifunctional metallophosphatase/5'-nucleotidase, with amino-acid sequence MFNWRKKLAATLLSMVLALPLPAYASVQKDGVHITVLHTNDMHARVQSSDDEGKTIGMDWLAGAIWNQKGADADTLVLDAGDTFHGVTLINLSRGSNMAMLMNLSGYDAMTPGNHDFNFGSQRLVELASMLNFPVLSANLMDKEQKQYVFRPYKSYEFNGVKVAVVGLTTPETAYKTNPFNVKDVAFADPIAVAKELVPKLRATHDVVIGLVHIGIDKSSVVTTDQIVKAVPGFDVIIDGHSHTSLPKGMKVGKTLICQTGWHGHALGKVELVVKDHKLRKVHASLLNRQGVEKLAQKPDEGVAQALQEINTQVKMETETVVAESPRELNGARELVRTQESELGNLTADALRQATGADAAVVNGGGLRTSLPAGKITKGDVLNIFPFNNRVITLAVDGKTLKSMLELSVQYLPATFGGFLDVSGMTFTVDTKAPAGKRVSEIKVQEQPLEENKIYTLALNDFTAAGGDGYDMLKGAQMKGDFGPLESIFVEYLQKNGLQGIELGRITMK
- the uvrB gene encoding excinuclease ABC subunit UvrB translates to MAMVPKLNTMQFDKEIPFKVVAPFEPMGDQPKAIEDLAAGIENGQQAQVLLGATGTGKTYTIAKVIEKVQKPTLVIAHNKTLAAQLASEFKAFFPENYVGYFVSYYDYYQPEAYIASTDTYIEKDSSINDEIDELRHSATCSLFERRDVIIVASVSCIYGLGSPESYHEMVLSLHKGQEVPREDILHKLVQIRYERNDIAFERGRFRVRGDVIEVFPAGYNNRAVRIELFGDEIDRMVEFDVVTGEVYGERTHLMVFPASHYVTEDEDMKIAMQDIRDELDVQLKMFRENGKLLEAQRIEQRTNYDLEMMQEMGYCSGIENYSRHLTHRKAGEAPYTLLDYFPEDFLIVVDESHVTLPQVHAMYAGDRSRKVSLVENGFRLPSAFDNRPLTFEEFAARINQIIYVSATPGKYEKEQAQQVAQQVIRPTGLIDPEIEVRPLEGQIDDLLSEIRLRIERNERVLVTTLTKKMAENLTDFLKEAGVKVRYLHSDIATIERAEIIHDLRAGEFDVLVGINLLREGLDMPEVSLIAILDADKEGFLRSDTSLIQIIGRAARNANGRVIMYADRITDSMKRAMDETERRREIQQAYNKEHGIVPKTIIKPIKPLIETTLVAESAASYTAENGKKKKKLSKKDKENLVKTLLREMQQASRAMEFERAAELRDMILELDGTLPKQGVK